The window TAGAGCAAATTACCTGATGACCAAACAAGCAAAGATTGTAGCAATGACGTGTACTCATGCAGCATTAAAGAGGAGAGATTTTCTTAAGTTGGGGTTCAAGTATGACAACTTACTGATGGAAGAAAGTGCTCAGATTCTGGAAATTGAGACTTTCATACCAATGTTGCTTCAGAGGCAAGAAGATGGCCATGCACGACTCAAGCGCTGTATCCTGATTGGTGATCACCACCAGCTTCCTCCCGTGGTGAAAAATATGGCTTTCCAGAAATACAGTCACATGGATCAGAGTCTGTTCACGAGGTTTGTGCGTCTTGGTATTCCGTATATCGAGCTTAATGCTCAAGGAAGAGCCAGGCCAAGCTTAGCCAAACTGTACAACTGGAGATACAGAGACTTGGGAGATCTTTCCATTGTTAAGGAAGCACCCGTCTTTCATAGAGCAAACGCTGGATTCTCATACGACTATCAGTTGATTAATGTGCCTGATTACGAAGGGAGAGGAGAGTCAACACCATCTCCATGGTTTTATCAAAATCAGGGAGAAGCGGAATATATCGTCAGTGTCTATATATACATGAGATTGCTGGGATATCCTGCTAACAAGATATCAATATTGACGACATATAATGGTCAGAAGCTCTtaatccgtgatgttatcaacCGTCGATGTGTTCCCTATGCTTTCATCGGCCCACCTAGCAAGGTAAATTATCTAAAGTATACATTAGATACTCATATGATAGTTATATAATGCTTCCAAATCTATTTTGGTGTTCTGATTGTCTCCGTTTTGTTATTTACTCAGGTGACCACAGTGGACAAGTTCCAAGGACAGCAGAATGACTTTATTTTGCTGTCACTTGTACGAACACGCTTTGTTGGGCATTTACGTGATGTGAGAAGGTTGGTAGTTGCAATGTCGCGTGCTAGGCTCGGACTGTATGTGTTCTGCCGCCGCTCTCTCTTTGAACAGTGCTATGAACTGCAACCTACGTTTCAACTTCTTCTGAAAAGACCCGATAGGCTCGGCCTCAACCTGAGCGAGAACACATCAGCTTATACGGATCGTGCGGTGGAGGAAGTTGGAAATTCTTATCTTGTTCATGATGTTGAAGAGATGGCACACATAGTTCACGACAGGATGAACGAGTTCTACAAGGTAAAGACACGAAACTAGTTTTACttggataactaattttgttttgtttggaaaCTGGTTTGTTTAATGTATGTTAATATCTTTTGGGAGGGACAGGCACAAGGCGTGTACGAGCAATACCAGAATAACATGCCACAAATCGAAGACGGTAATCAGGACATGAAGAGTGATTCAGTTGTAGGTGAAGATGGTGAATCTGAGAAGACGGTGCAGCCAGAGTTAGATGGCGTAGTTGATGAAACATCGACGGAGATGGAGGTGGACAATGGAGTTAGCAGTGAGAATGGAAAGGCTGATGAGAACTAGAAGAGAGGTTCGAATGGGTAAAAGAAGGATCAGATCATTTGTTTGCTTAATGTaagatattttcttaaattgtaCTGAGTAAATTCTGGTGAAGTAGTAAACTAACATGCATGGCTTCCCCACCGACTTTGTCTTTGTTACACTTGTATTTGAGTTTTCATTTCGTTGgattctaaatcaaaatactcAACTCCTGAGATAAGTTAAGACTTAAAAGAGATGTTATTTGTGTCTGATAAACACAAGCCTGGTGCTGAGGTGCTGCATTCGTACAGAATCTGATAGGCATCTTCAAATGTTGGGAGAGTAATGGGATAATGGTCTTGGATGTAATCACGTCAGTCATTCCAAGctagtttaatgtgtttttgcTCAAGTCTTGGGGCTAGCTTGTACACAAAGTCCAAAACGGATACCTTGGCTCAGCAGAAGCGATGACTTGCAAATACAGTAGTACTAGTAAATGGATAGTTCAGCatgataattaaacaaaaattgacCACAAATTCAACATGCAAGATCTTGCTTTTGTCTTCCTAACACAGATCTTGTTTTATGTCTTTCAATAAAAACCCAAGGGAGCAAGTCTACAAACATTACAACAATCCACACAAATAGATAATTCCTACTTCACTCTTTGAAGTCATCCTTGTCATCTTCAGGAATCGGTTGGTTTCTCCAGAACACGGCTAAGCCACTTCCACCGAGCTGCATAATTCAATCAAACATAGTTACAACAATGCAGCTGAACATAAACTACACTTGGTTCAACAAAACAATGCCTATGATAAACTTACAGCCATGCAGACGACACTGACTGCAGAAGGAACAGCCACAAGAGGATTTGTGAAATGCTTTTGCGCTAGCAAGAACCCCAGCGCTGAACTCTGCGGTTCATAAAAAACAACAATAGAGTTTCTCAATAAGAACTTGTAACATTAACACAAAATGGCAATATATACATTGGCGTAGGAAAAAAAGCAACTTACTTGCATTCCACACTCTATAGAAATGGTACGGGAAGTAGACTCGCCGAAAGAGAACTTTGAAATCCAATAGCCAATAGCAAAGGCTGCAGCATGAAGGAGTGCCACAGGGAGTATAAGCTGAGCTCCTTGTGTTTTCAAAACCTCTGAAACTTGTCCAATCTTTTCACAagatcaaaaaacaaaaaaatcaagagTCAATACTACTTTCACTCCTAAACATTCAATAAAGAAATGTTTTCTAGTTGTATGAATTTACTTACAGGGCTAGCACAGAGAAGAGTGGTGAGAATGACTCCGATTAGAGGCGTCACTGATATAATCTTCGACGTGAACTTAGGAAAGAACTCATTGGCCAGAACTGTCACACAATGCATAAAAAGACATCAAGTCCCTAAGGAGTCATACAAAAATTCATTGTTCTAGAAACATCTGAGAACAATACTTACCTCCAACTATAGTAGGCACCAACACTACTTGAAAAGTGCTAAGAGCAAGTCCCTGATACAAACAAAGTGGATCCATAAGTGATATAAACAAAGTGGGATCTACTGTGCTTCCTTCTGCTTTAACCATGCAATAACTTAATGTTTTGGCTTAATGAAATGTATCTTATAATTAAGCAAAATAAGTTGGAAAGAGAAAACTCACAGCAGCATCAACGGGAACAAGCTGGCCAGCAAGAAGCTTAGTGAGAAGAGGAGTCATTATAATAGCCCCAATAGTTGAACACCTACAAATATTAaagaacatattatatataaaagaaaaaaagaaactaaagcGTCCAACCACATTCAAGAACAAACAAGTGAACgtagaagtatatatatatatacgttgtCATGAGTACAGAGAGCGCAACGTTTCCCTTGGAGATATAGGTTGCAACATTGGACGCTTGTCCTCCAGGGCAGCATGATACCAGGATAAGACCAGTTGCAAGAGGTGCTGAAAGCTTAAGtgtctaaaaaaaaaaacagaaaatgttTGTATTTAGTTGGCTCCTCATCAAAGTTGATGTGATAAACACTAACATACCATTGCAATGAGAAAACCTAGCACTGGCTTGATCATGTACTGAGCAAGAAAACCAACACCAACCTGCATAAAGACTCCAAAAACGTTAAAAGGAGAAATGTATGTAAAGAGTAAATAATCAATACATCAATGGTTCATTCATTGGGTCTCACCGTCCATGGATTACGTAAACACCTTCTGAAATCTTCAAAGGTAAGAGTTAGCCCCATGGAGAGCATGAGAAACCCAAGACCTAGAGTGAATAGATCTGTTTCCAACCATGTcacctacaaaaaaaaaacacataatctATTAGCACAAGGAGAAAACACAAATTGGTATTATagatcaaacaaataaaaaagcaTACCAGAGATGGCTTGAAGATGCCAACAAGTGTTCCCAAAATAACCtgcacaccaaaaaaaaaaaaaaaaaaaaaggcatcaCATATTAACCATGGTGAGAAATAAAATGCATGCATATATAGAGTTCATCAAAGTAGAGTAGTAGAAAGTACCCAAAGTGGGAAAAGAGTGGTCAAAAGCTCAATAGTCTTCTCGTACTGGCTAAGTTCCTTAGGACTGCTTTCACCTGACAGATCTGCAGCAGCATTGCAAACAACCTTGCTGCTCctgtaaaattaaaatgaacATCTTAAAATCTAAAAGTGGATCTAACTTTACACTCAACACACATCTAACTAGAGGACAAAAAAAATACCTGGAGGAAGCTGATTCAAGAGCAAAGACAGAGCTTAAAGGTTTACTGCTCTGAACCCTCAAACTTACTCCAGTTTTACCAACAGGAAACAACTTGATAGAATctgaaaacacacacacaagaatGATTCAGCAAACatacaaaaaaaga is drawn from Brassica rapa cultivar Chiifu-401-42 chromosome A05, CAAS_Brap_v3.01, whole genome shotgun sequence and contains these coding sequences:
- the LOC103867083 gene encoding sodium/pyruvate cotransporter BASS2, chloroplastic — translated: MTMASLSRVLPTDARVRIQCTSRLPSLTTRRSQAQSLDSIKLFPVGKTGVSLRVQSSKPLSSVFALESASSRSSKVVCNAAADLSGESSPKELSQYEKTIELLTTLFPLWVILGTLVGIFKPSLVTWLETDLFTLGLGFLMLSMGLTLTFEDFRRCLRNPWTVGVGFLAQYMIKPVLGFLIAMTLKLSAPLATGLILVSCCPGGQASNVATYISKGNVALSVLMTTCSTIGAIIMTPLLTKLLAGQLVPVDAAGLALSTFQVVLVPTIVGVLANEFFPKFTSKIISVTPLIGVILTTLLCASPIGQVSEVLKTQGAQLILPVALLHAAAFAIGYWISKFSFGESTSRTISIECGMQSSALGFLLAQKHFTNPLVAVPSAVSVVCMALGGSGLAVFWRNQPIPEDDKDDFKE